Proteins co-encoded in one Cupriavidus nantongensis genomic window:
- a CDS encoding ATP-binding cassette domain-containing protein translates to MALFSITDAQLAFGHVALLDHTDFSLEAGERVGLIGRNGSGKSSLLKIVAGLSAPDDGLIARQSGVTSAYVPQEPQFEPGITVFDAVSQGMGDAHDLLVRYEAAADRVAEHHDDEAALAELHRLQSELDAAGAWQLRTRVETTLARLGLDSHTRVDALSGGLQKRVALAQALVAEPDILLLDEPTNHLDVEAIRWLEDLLLQFRGSVLLITHDRAFLDRVATRIVELDRGRLVSFPGNFAAYQARKAEMLAAEQVEQAKFDKLLAQEEVWIRKGVEARRTRSVSRIQRLVAMRNERAARREVQGNVRLEVSQADRSGKIVAELTDVSKAYGDKVVVRDFTATIMRGDKVGLIGPNGAGKTTLLRLILGELAPDSGTVRNGSNLQVAYFDQMRTALDLEKSLADTISPGSDWVEVNGQRKHVMSYLGDFLFAPERARSPVKSLSGGERNRLLLARLFARPANVLVLDEPTNDLDIDTLELLEELLQDYGGTVFLVSHDRAFLDNVVTSTLAAEGDGVWRESVGGYSDWVEQSARSAALQSARKPAEQKVAEPAKGKESREARGANRTVKLSYKEQRELDGLPERIAALESEQKSISAQLEDGSLYVSDAGKAAQLGTRHDEIEMELLEALERWEVLEAKSKGEGA, encoded by the coding sequence ATGGCCCTGTTTTCCATTACCGACGCCCAGCTTGCCTTCGGGCACGTGGCCCTGCTCGATCACACCGACTTTTCGCTGGAGGCCGGCGAGCGCGTGGGGTTGATCGGGCGCAACGGCTCGGGCAAGTCCTCGCTGCTGAAGATCGTGGCCGGGCTGTCGGCGCCCGATGACGGGCTGATCGCCCGCCAGAGCGGCGTGACCAGCGCCTACGTGCCGCAGGAGCCGCAGTTCGAGCCCGGCATCACCGTGTTCGACGCAGTCTCGCAGGGCATGGGCGACGCGCACGACCTGCTGGTGCGCTACGAGGCCGCCGCCGACCGCGTTGCCGAGCACCACGACGACGAAGCGGCGCTGGCGGAGCTGCACCGGCTGCAGTCCGAGCTCGACGCCGCCGGCGCCTGGCAGCTGCGCACCCGCGTGGAAACCACGCTGGCGCGGCTGGGGCTGGATTCGCACACGCGCGTCGACGCGCTCTCGGGCGGCCTGCAGAAGCGTGTGGCGCTGGCGCAGGCGCTGGTGGCCGAGCCCGACATCCTGCTGCTGGACGAGCCCACCAACCACCTCGACGTCGAGGCGATCCGCTGGCTGGAAGACCTGCTGCTGCAGTTCCGCGGCAGCGTGCTGCTGATTACCCACGACCGCGCCTTCCTCGATCGCGTCGCCACCCGCATCGTCGAGCTGGACCGCGGGCGGCTGGTGTCCTTCCCCGGCAACTTCGCCGCCTACCAGGCGCGCAAGGCCGAGATGCTGGCTGCCGAGCAGGTCGAGCAGGCCAAGTTCGACAAGCTGCTGGCGCAGGAAGAGGTGTGGATCCGCAAGGGCGTGGAAGCGCGCCGCACCCGCAGCGTGTCGCGCATCCAGCGGCTGGTGGCGATGCGCAACGAACGCGCCGCGCGCCGCGAGGTGCAGGGTAATGTCAGGCTGGAGGTGTCGCAGGCTGACCGCTCCGGCAAGATCGTGGCCGAGCTGACCGACGTGAGCAAGGCGTATGGCGACAAGGTGGTGGTGCGCGACTTCACCGCCACCATCATGCGCGGCGACAAGGTCGGCCTGATCGGCCCCAACGGCGCCGGCAAGACCACGCTGCTTCGGCTGATCCTGGGCGAACTGGCGCCGGACAGCGGCACCGTGCGCAACGGCAGCAACCTGCAGGTGGCGTATTTCGACCAGATGCGCACCGCGCTGGACCTGGAGAAGTCGCTGGCCGACACCATCAGCCCGGGCAGCGACTGGGTCGAGGTCAACGGCCAGCGCAAGCACGTGATGAGCTACCTGGGCGACTTCCTGTTCGCGCCCGAGCGCGCGCGCTCGCCGGTCAAGTCGCTGTCGGGCGGGGAACGCAACCGGCTGCTGCTGGCGCGGCTGTTCGCGCGGCCGGCCAATGTGCTGGTGCTGGACGAGCCCACCAACGATCTCGACATCGACACGCTGGAGTTGTTGGAAGAGCTGCTGCAGGACTACGGCGGCACCGTGTTCCTGGTGTCGCACGACCGTGCCTTCCTCGACAACGTGGTGACCTCGACGCTGGCCGCCGAAGGCGATGGGGTCTGGCGCGAATCGGTGGGCGGTTATTCCGACTGGGTCGAGCAATCAGCGCGCAGCGCCGCGCTGCAGTCCGCGCGCAAGCCGGCGGAGCAGAAGGTGGCGGAGCCGGCCAAAGGCAAGGAGTCGCGCGAGGCGCGCGGGGCCAACCGGACGGTCAAGCTGTCGTACAAGGAGCAGCGCGAGCTGGATGGACTGCCCGAGCGCATCGCCGCGCTCGAGTCCGAGCAGAAGTCGATCTCGGCGCAGCTGGAGGACGGGTCGCTCTATGTCAGCGATGCCGGCAAGGCGGCGCAGCTGGGCACGCGGCACGACGAGATCGAGATGGAACTGCTGGAAGCGCTGGAGCGCTGGGAAGTGCTGGAGGCGAAGTCGAAGGGCGAGGGGGCCTGA
- a CDS encoding site-specific integrase, with protein sequence MASILKIGERWRAQIRKQGRSISKTFRTKAEAQAWAREAEIGLKTPATAAQGSVADWITDYRNVRQESGRPVAPQSNEEYMLRKLASALGQHLVPRLTTQDLIEFAQHRKLAGAGPYTISMDISKLGTVLRHMASIKGITIPDIVKNAWPALNHLKLVGPGGRRERRPTQAELQAIFAWSRENPQYKVPLEDIIRVLMQSAFRRGEIFRITWDDLDAQRALVLVRDRKDPRKKQGNDELVPLIGDALDIINRQPRGSPDNRIFPYLPGTVSKYFKWACDAKDIADLHLHDLRHEATSSLFEAGWDIPEVAAVTGHKDWRNLKRYTNLDPADVAEKGKLLDFKRRTG encoded by the coding sequence ATGGCGTCGATCCTCAAGATCGGGGAACGCTGGCGCGCCCAGATCCGGAAGCAGGGCCGGAGTATATCAAAAACCTTTCGCACCAAGGCGGAGGCCCAAGCCTGGGCCCGTGAAGCGGAAATCGGACTGAAAACGCCCGCCACCGCGGCGCAAGGATCGGTCGCCGACTGGATTACGGACTACCGCAACGTGCGCCAGGAGTCTGGCCGTCCAGTGGCCCCACAGTCGAACGAAGAGTACATGCTGCGCAAGCTGGCCAGCGCTCTGGGCCAACACCTGGTGCCGCGCCTGACGACCCAGGACCTGATCGAGTTCGCTCAGCATCGCAAGTTGGCCGGCGCCGGTCCCTATACCATCAGCATGGATATATCCAAGCTTGGGACGGTCCTGCGCCACATGGCAAGCATCAAAGGCATCACCATACCCGACATCGTCAAGAACGCCTGGCCGGCCCTGAACCATCTCAAGCTGGTCGGCCCCGGCGGCAGGCGGGAGCGCCGCCCTACCCAGGCCGAGCTACAAGCGATCTTTGCCTGGTCGCGTGAGAATCCCCAATACAAGGTGCCGCTCGAGGACATCATTCGCGTGCTCATGCAATCGGCCTTCCGCCGCGGTGAGATCTTTCGGATCACCTGGGACGACCTCGATGCGCAGCGCGCGCTCGTCCTGGTGCGCGATCGCAAGGATCCGCGCAAGAAGCAAGGCAACGACGAGCTCGTGCCGCTCATCGGCGATGCCCTGGACATCATCAACAGGCAGCCCAGAGGGTCGCCCGATAACAGGATCTTCCCCTACCTGCCAGGGACGGTCAGCAAGTACTTCAAATGGGCCTGCGATGCCAAGGACATCGCCGACCTCCATCTGCACGATCTGCGCCACGAGGCGACCAGCTCGCTGTTCGAGGCAGGCTGGGACATTCCGGAGGTGGCGGCCGTCACCGGCCACAAGGACTGGCGCAATCTGAAGCGCTATACGAACCTTGACCCGGCCGACGTCGCGGAGAAGGGCAAGCTGCTGGATTTCAAACGAAGGACTGGCTGA
- a CDS encoding benzoate/H(+) symporter BenE family transporter produces MTTASLKFSDLSVSALVAGLVATLTGYTSSLVLMIQAGHAAHLTDAQISSWIWALSIGMGITTIGLSLALRVPIVVAWSTPGAALLIASLPGVPYAEAIGAFLLAALLMTAAGMTGWFDKLMRALPASIASALLAGILFRISVDVFVQAQHQTVLLLAMFAAFLLGRRLWPAYAVPGVLLAGVVVAGVLRQLDFSGVRLELAVPVWTTPAFSMPAFISLAIPLFIVALASQNIPGLAVLQADGYHVPASRLITVTGLASAALAPFGSHGINLAAITAAICTGPQADPDRHRRYTAAVVCGVGYLVAGTLAASIAALFAAFPPALVVGVTAFALLGSIANGLTVAMQIPAEREAALLTFMITASGMTLAGIGSAFWGVVGGMLAYHVLRRRAA; encoded by the coding sequence ATGACCACCGCCTCCCTCAAATTTTCCGACCTGTCCGTGTCGGCGCTCGTCGCCGGGCTGGTCGCGACGCTGACCGGCTACACCAGTTCGCTGGTGCTGATGATCCAGGCGGGACACGCGGCCCACCTGACCGACGCGCAGATCTCGTCGTGGATCTGGGCGCTGTCGATCGGCATGGGGATCACCACCATCGGCCTGTCGCTGGCGTTGCGCGTGCCCATCGTGGTGGCGTGGTCCACCCCCGGCGCGGCGCTGCTGATCGCCAGCCTGCCCGGCGTGCCCTATGCCGAGGCGATCGGCGCCTTCCTGCTGGCCGCCTTGCTGATGACCGCGGCCGGCATGACCGGCTGGTTCGACAAACTGATGCGCGCCCTGCCCGCCAGCATTGCCTCGGCGCTGCTGGCCGGCATCCTGTTCCGCATCAGCGTGGACGTGTTCGTGCAGGCGCAGCACCAGACCGTGCTGCTGCTGGCGATGTTCGCCGCCTTCCTGCTGGGGCGGCGGCTGTGGCCGGCCTATGCGGTGCCGGGGGTGCTGCTGGCCGGCGTGGTGGTGGCAGGCGTGCTCAGGCAGCTCGATTTCTCGGGCGTGCGGCTGGAACTGGCGGTGCCGGTGTGGACCACGCCCGCGTTCTCGATGCCGGCCTTCATCAGCCTGGCGATCCCCCTGTTCATCGTCGCGCTGGCGTCGCAGAACATTCCCGGGCTGGCCGTGCTGCAGGCCGATGGCTACCACGTGCCGGCCTCGCGCCTGATCACCGTCACCGGGCTGGCCTCGGCAGCGCTGGCGCCGTTCGGCTCGCACGGCATCAACCTGGCGGCCATCACCGCGGCGATCTGTACCGGTCCGCAGGCCGACCCGGACCGCCACCGCCGCTATACCGCGGCCGTGGTCTGCGGCGTCGGCTACCTGGTCGCGGGCACGCTGGCCGCCAGCATCGCCGCACTGTTCGCCGCCTTCCCGCCAGCGCTGGTGGTGGGCGTGACCGCGTTCGCGCTGCTGGGCTCGATCGCCAACGGCCTGACCGTCGCCATGCAGATCCCGGCCGAGCGCGAAGCCGCCCTGCTGACCTTCATGATCACGGCCTCGGGCATGACCCTGGCCGGCATCGGCTCGGCGTTCTGGGGCGTGGTGGGCGGCATGCTCGCCTACCACGTGCTGCGCCGCCGGGCAGCCTGA
- a CDS encoding DUF2188 domain-containing protein — MPGKNIHVLPAGDQGWAVAVEGTDGATTHYPSQEEAIAAGTEKAKQDKVELLIHGRDGQ, encoded by the coding sequence ATGCCAGGCAAAAATATCCACGTCCTGCCCGCCGGCGACCAGGGCTGGGCGGTCGCAGTTGAAGGCACCGATGGCGCGACCACGCACTACCCCAGCCAGGAAGAAGCGATCGCTGCAGGAACCGAGAAGGCAAAGCAAGACAAGGTCGAGCTGCTGATCCATGGCCGCGACGGGCAGTAG
- a CDS encoding SOS response-associated peptidase — protein MCTNYAPVQRQILRDIFGVEPPPADWKPEAWPDYAAPIVRMDGDGRRESVLASFGLVPRSRVPQGVRPYDTMNARSETVGEKRTFSGPWKKSQLCLIPAAAVYEPNYEAGPKSTRYKIWLPAEPAFGIAGLWRDWPDGAYSFTMLTVNADKHPVMNRMHAPGKEKRSVVIVPRQQWDEWLGCRDPEVARTFMTLLPAEAMATEPAPIMRRAKQPPLTADAQLPL, from the coding sequence ATGTGCACCAACTACGCCCCCGTCCAGCGCCAGATCCTGCGTGACATCTTCGGCGTGGAGCCGCCACCGGCGGATTGGAAGCCCGAGGCCTGGCCCGACTATGCCGCGCCGATTGTGCGCATGGATGGCGACGGCCGTCGCGAGAGCGTGCTGGCGAGCTTCGGCCTGGTGCCGCGCTCGCGCGTCCCTCAGGGTGTTCGTCCGTACGACACCATGAACGCCAGATCCGAGACGGTCGGTGAGAAGCGGACGTTCAGCGGACCGTGGAAGAAGAGCCAGCTCTGCCTGATTCCCGCCGCTGCGGTCTACGAGCCCAACTATGAGGCCGGGCCCAAGTCGACCCGGTACAAGATCTGGCTGCCTGCCGAGCCAGCCTTCGGCATCGCGGGCCTGTGGCGAGACTGGCCCGACGGCGCCTACTCGTTCACCATGCTGACCGTCAACGCGGACAAGCACCCCGTGATGAACCGGATGCACGCCCCGGGCAAGGAAAAGCGGTCGGTGGTGATCGTGCCGCGGCAGCAGTGGGACGAATGGCTGGGGTGCCGCGACCCCGAAGTCGCGCGAACCTTCATGACGCTCCTCCCGGCGGAGGCGATGGCGACCGAGCCCGCGCCGATCATGAGGCGCGCGAAACAGCCACCGCTGACAGCCGATGCTCAACTGCCGCTTTAG
- a CDS encoding MFS transporter — protein sequence MQNRQLSLTTVLVCGGLLVTLSMGIRHGFGLFNLPITQAHGWNRETFAFALALQNLMWGASQPFAGALADKFGALRIMLLGVALYVAGLVVMALATSGTAFATGAGVMIGIAQSGTTYSIVYGVIGRVASPEKRVWAMGIAAAAGSFGQFLMIPVEQGLISGLGWQNALYVMALMACVMLPLALTLREPREAAQTGGHHQTIGQAIREAFGNRNFQLLTLGYFVCGFQVVFIGVHLAPYLKDQGLTDPKVAVVALALIGLFNVFGTYSAGAMGQRLPKRYLLAAIYLARSVVIAAYLLLPLTVASTWVFAAVMGFLWLSTVPLTNGIIAQVFGVKYLSMLSGVVFFSHQIGSFLGAWLGGYLYDRTGGYNTVWLIAIALGVLAALVNLPIREQAVVRAQPAAA from the coding sequence ATGCAGAACCGACAACTCTCCCTGACCACCGTGCTTGTGTGCGGTGGCCTGCTGGTCACGCTTTCGATGGGCATCCGGCACGGCTTCGGCCTGTTCAACCTGCCGATCACGCAAGCCCACGGCTGGAACCGCGAGACCTTCGCCTTTGCGCTGGCGCTGCAGAACCTGATGTGGGGCGCCAGCCAGCCCTTCGCCGGGGCGCTGGCCGACAAGTTCGGCGCGCTGCGCATCATGCTGCTGGGCGTGGCGCTGTATGTCGCCGGGCTGGTGGTGATGGCGCTGGCGACCAGCGGCACCGCCTTCGCCACCGGCGCCGGGGTGATGATCGGCATCGCCCAGTCCGGCACCACCTACAGCATCGTCTACGGCGTGATCGGCCGCGTCGCCAGCCCGGAAAAACGGGTCTGGGCCATGGGCATCGCCGCCGCGGCGGGCTCGTTCGGCCAGTTCCTGATGATCCCGGTGGAACAGGGGCTGATCTCCGGGCTGGGCTGGCAGAACGCGCTGTACGTGATGGCGCTGATGGCGTGCGTGATGCTGCCGCTGGCGCTGACCCTGCGCGAGCCGCGCGAGGCCGCACAAACCGGCGGCCACCACCAGACCATCGGCCAGGCCATCCGCGAAGCCTTCGGCAACCGCAACTTCCAGCTGCTGACGCTGGGCTACTTCGTGTGCGGCTTCCAGGTGGTCTTTATCGGCGTGCACCTGGCACCGTACCTGAAAGACCAGGGGCTGACCGATCCCAAGGTGGCGGTGGTGGCGCTGGCGCTGATCGGCCTGTTCAATGTCTTCGGCACCTATAGCGCCGGCGCGATGGGCCAGCGCCTGCCCAAGCGCTACCTGCTGGCGGCGATCTACCTGGCGCGCTCGGTGGTGATCGCCGCCTACCTGCTGCTGCCGCTGACCGTCGCCAGCACCTGGGTGTTCGCGGCGGTGATGGGTTTCCTGTGGCTATCGACGGTGCCGCTGACCAACGGCATCATCGCGCAGGTGTTCGGGGTGAAATACCTGTCGATGCTGTCGGGGGTGGTGTTCTTCTCGCACCAGATCGGCAGTTTCCTCGGCGCGTGGCTGGGGGGCTATCTGTATGACCGCACCGGCGGCTACAACACAGTGTGGCTGATCGCGATCGCGCTCGGAGTGCTGGCGGCGCTGGTCAACCTGCCGATCCGCGAGCAGGCGGTGGTGCGGGCGCAGCCGGCGGCGGCGTGA
- a CDS encoding DMT family transporter — MNGYLLLALAIVAEVIATSSLKASQGFTRLLPSVLVVTGYVAAFYLLMLVMRTVPVGIAYAIWSGAGIVLVSLIAVVLYRQVPDLAACVGIGLIIAGVAVIQLFSKTSAH, encoded by the coding sequence ATGAACGGATATTTGCTTCTCGCCCTCGCCATCGTCGCCGAGGTCATCGCCACCAGCAGCCTGAAAGCCTCGCAGGGCTTTACCCGCTTGCTGCCCAGCGTGCTGGTGGTCACCGGCTACGTCGCCGCCTTCTATCTGCTGATGCTGGTGATGCGCACCGTCCCGGTCGGCATCGCCTATGCGATCTGGAGCGGCGCGGGCATCGTGCTGGTATCGCTGATCGCGGTGGTGTTGTACCGGCAGGTGCCGGACCTGGCGGCCTGTGTCGGGATCGGGCTGATTATTGCCGGGGTGGCGGTGATCCAGCTGTTTTCGAAGACGAGCGCGCATTGA
- a CDS encoding DUF2188 domain-containing protein, protein MSDVHVLRIEGLQWVVERACGSEGRLLFPSREAAIAAGTAKAEQERVDLIVHTRDGRIGRRISFGQQGKNQRAMLVNARSSSKTAGSPPPRQ, encoded by the coding sequence ATGTCGGACGTTCACGTTTTGCGGATCGAGGGACTTCAGTGGGTGGTGGAGCGCGCGTGCGGCAGCGAGGGCCGCCTGCTGTTCCCCAGCCGGGAAGCGGCTATTGCGGCCGGCACGGCCAAGGCGGAGCAGGAGCGGGTCGACCTGATCGTCCACACGCGCGATGGCCGCATCGGCCGGCGTATTTCCTTTGGCCAGCAGGGGAAGAATCAGCGCGCGATGCTGGTCAATGCGCGCTCGTCTTCGAAAACAGCTGGATCACCGCCACCCCGGCAATAA
- a CDS encoding lytic transglycosylase domain-containing protein: MTMRPSGKLRRNLAATLLALAGLACVPAAHAELWGFIDADGVAHFADQKLDARYKLFMKDGGRLDTGRLAARQAQAARGDIDLDIDLEQHKLYRYVLNHPNIKTVEPLIHQIAGKQDVDPALVKAVMAVESGFNPAAVSPKGAIGLMQVIPDTGARFGVSADARRTIEQKLADPRTNITAGVRYLSWLMQQFPGNLELVLAAYNAGEGAVQRYNNRIPPYPETRQYVSTVLQFYRLYQPQQGVVLKRASADGDGGPRVKMVLGARRPMP; encoded by the coding sequence ATGACGATGAGACCCTCCGGCAAACTCAGGCGCAACCTGGCAGCCACGCTGCTGGCGCTGGCCGGGCTCGCCTGCGTGCCGGCGGCGCATGCCGAGCTGTGGGGCTTTATCGATGCCGACGGCGTGGCGCACTTCGCCGACCAGAAGCTCGACGCGCGCTACAAGCTGTTCATGAAGGACGGCGGCAGGCTCGACACCGGGCGCCTGGCCGCGCGGCAGGCGCAGGCGGCGCGAGGTGACATCGACCTCGACATCGACCTCGAGCAGCACAAGCTGTACCGCTACGTCCTCAACCATCCCAATATCAAGACCGTCGAGCCGCTGATCCACCAGATCGCCGGCAAGCAGGATGTCGATCCCGCGCTGGTCAAGGCGGTGATGGCGGTGGAGTCCGGCTTCAACCCGGCGGCGGTGTCGCCCAAGGGCGCGATCGGCCTGATGCAGGTGATTCCCGACACCGGCGCGCGCTTTGGCGTCAGCGCCGATGCGCGCCGCACCATCGAGCAGAAGCTGGCCGACCCGCGCACCAACATCACCGCCGGGGTGCGCTACCTGAGCTGGCTGATGCAGCAGTTTCCCGGCAACCTCGAGCTGGTGCTGGCCGCGTACAACGCCGGCGAGGGCGCGGTGCAGCGCTACAACAACCGCATCCCCCCTTATCCGGAGACGCGGCAGTATGTCAGCACCGTGCTGCAGTTCTACCGGCTGTACCAGCCGCAGCAGGGCGTGGTGCTAAAGCGCGCCAGCGCCGATGGCGACGGCGGCCCGCGCGTGAAGATGGTGCTCGGCGCGCGCCGGCCCATGCCCTGA
- a CDS encoding DNA topoisomerase IV subunit B yields MASKTSQYSESSIRVLKGLEPVKQRPGMYTRTDNPLHIVQEVIDNASDEALGGHGSEILVTLHRDGSLSVEDDGRGIPVGIHPEEGVPVVEIVFTRLHAGGKFDKGKGGAYAFSGGLHGVGVSVTNALSTQLDVTVWRDGMCSTLTFSGGDVTVPLASRKLERGEKKNGTRVQVWPDAKYFDSAAIPLAELQRLLRSKAVLLPGVKVTLVTEKTGERQTWQYDQGLKGYLVEALAQGSGAELVIPMFEGEHFADPDANPGEEGFADGEGASWVVAWTEDGAPVRESYVNLIPTPAGGTHESGLREGLFQAVKSFIEMHALQPKGVKLMSEDVFARASFVLSAKVLDPQFQGQIKERLNSRDAVRLVSTFSRPALELWLNHHVEYGKKLAELVIRQAQARTRAAQKVEKKKGSGVAVLPGKLTDCESTDVTRNELFLVEGDSAGGSAKMGRDKEFQAILPLRGKVLNTWETERDRLFANNEVHDIAVAIGVDPHGPNDEPDLSNLRYGKICILSDADVDGAHIQVLLLTLFFRHFPKLIETGNVYVARPPLFRVDAPARGKKPAQKLYALDEGELEAIQDKLLKDGVKENSWQISRFKGLGEMSAEQLWETTMNPDTRRLLPVMLGEYDLPQTVEMMNMLMGKGEAAQRRSWLEEKGNEVEADI; encoded by the coding sequence ATGGCGAGCAAAACCAGTCAGTACAGCGAATCTTCCATCCGGGTCCTGAAGGGCCTGGAGCCGGTCAAGCAGCGCCCCGGCATGTACACCCGGACCGACAACCCCCTGCATATCGTGCAGGAGGTGATCGACAATGCCTCGGACGAGGCCCTCGGCGGCCACGGCTCCGAGATCCTGGTGACCCTGCATCGCGACGGCAGCCTCAGCGTGGAAGACGACGGCCGCGGCATCCCGGTGGGCATCCACCCGGAAGAGGGCGTGCCCGTGGTCGAGATCGTCTTTACCCGGCTGCACGCCGGCGGCAAGTTCGACAAGGGCAAGGGCGGCGCCTATGCCTTCTCCGGCGGCCTGCACGGCGTCGGCGTGTCGGTGACCAATGCGCTGTCGACGCAGCTGGACGTGACCGTGTGGCGCGACGGCATGTGCTCGACGCTGACCTTCTCGGGCGGCGACGTGACCGTGCCGCTGGCCTCGCGCAAGCTCGAGCGCGGCGAGAAGAAGAACGGCACGCGCGTGCAGGTGTGGCCGGACGCCAAGTATTTCGATTCGGCCGCGATCCCGCTGGCCGAACTGCAGCGCCTGCTGCGCAGCAAGGCCGTGCTGCTGCCCGGGGTGAAGGTCACGCTGGTGACCGAAAAGACCGGCGAGCGCCAGACCTGGCAGTACGACCAGGGCCTGAAGGGCTACCTGGTCGAGGCGCTGGCGCAGGGCAGCGGCGCTGAACTGGTGATCCCGATGTTCGAGGGCGAGCACTTTGCCGACCCCGACGCCAATCCCGGCGAGGAAGGCTTTGCCGACGGCGAGGGCGCGTCGTGGGTGGTGGCCTGGACCGAGGACGGCGCGCCGGTGCGCGAGTCCTACGTCAACCTGATTCCCACGCCGGCCGGCGGCACGCATGAGTCCGGCCTGCGCGAAGGGCTGTTCCAGGCGGTCAAGAGCTTTATCGAGATGCATGCGCTGCAGCCCAAGGGCGTCAAGCTGATGAGCGAGGACGTGTTCGCGCGCGCCTCGTTCGTGCTGTCGGCCAAGGTGCTGGACCCGCAGTTCCAGGGCCAGATCAAGGAGCGCCTGAACAGCCGCGACGCGGTGCGGCTGGTGTCCACCTTCAGCCGCCCGGCGCTGGAGCTGTGGCTGAACCACCATGTCGAGTACGGCAAGAAGCTGGCCGAGCTGGTGATCCGCCAGGCCCAGGCGCGCACGCGCGCGGCGCAGAAGGTCGAGAAGAAGAAGGGCTCCGGCGTGGCCGTGCTGCCCGGCAAGCTGACCGACTGCGAGTCCACCGACGTGACCCGCAACGAGCTGTTCCTGGTCGAGGGCGACTCCGCCGGCGGCTCGGCCAAGATGGGCCGCGACAAGGAATTCCAGGCCATCCTGCCGCTGCGCGGCAAGGTGCTGAACACCTGGGAGACCGAGCGCGACCGCCTTTTCGCCAACAACGAGGTGCACGACATCGCCGTGGCGATCGGCGTGGACCCGCACGGCCCCAACGACGAGCCCGACCTGTCCAACCTGCGCTACGGCAAGATCTGCATCCTGTCCGACGCCGACGTCGACGGCGCGCATATCCAGGTGCTGCTGCTGACGCTGTTCTTCCGGCATTTCCCCAAGCTGATCGAGACCGGCAACGTCTATGTGGCGCGTCCGCCGCTGTTCCGCGTCGATGCCCCGGCGCGCGGCAAGAAGCCGGCGCAGAAGCTGTACGCGCTGGACGAAGGCGAGCTCGAGGCGATCCAGGACAAGCTGCTCAAGGACGGCGTCAAGGAAAACTCGTGGCAGATCTCGCGCTTCAAGGGCCTGGGCGAAATGAGCGCCGAGCAGCTGTGGGAAACCACCATGAACCCCGACACGCGGCGCCTGCTGCCCGTGATGCTGGGCGAATACGACCTGCCGCAGACCGTCGAGATGATGAACATGCTGATGGGCAAGGGCGAGGCCGCCCAGCGCCGCAGCTGGCTGGAAGAGAAGGGCAACGAGGTCGAGGCCGATATCTGA